From Panthera uncia isolate 11264 chromosome E1, Puncia_PCG_1.0, whole genome shotgun sequence, one genomic window encodes:
- the MRC2 gene encoding C-type mannose receptor 2 isoform X2: MGPRRPGPAPWSRHLLRCVLLFGGLHLGHPGAPGDAAAAALPEPNVFLIFSHGLQGCLEAQGGQVRVSPACNASFPAQRWKWVSRNRLFNLGAMQCLGTGWPGTNTTASLGMYECDREALNLRWHCRTLGDQLSLLLGGRTGNTSKAGSPERGDQTRGGQWRIYGSDEDLCARPYYEVYTIQGNSHGKPCTIPFKYDNQWFHSCTSTGREDGHLWCATTQDYGKDERWGFCPIKSNDCETFWDKDQLTDSCYQFNFQSTLSWREAWASCEQQGADLLSITEIHEQTYINGLLTGYSSTLWIGLNDLDTSGGWQWSDNSPLKYLNWESDQPDNPSEENCGVIRTESSGGWQNRDCSIALPYVCKKKPNATAERPSPDVWANVKVECEPSWQPFQGHCYRLQAEKRSWQESKKACLRGGGDLLSIHSMAELEFITKQIKQEVEELWIGLNDLKLQMNFEWSDGSLVSFTHWHPFEPNNFRDSLEDCVTIWGPEGRWNDSPCNQSLPSICKKAGQLSQGAAEEDHGCRKGWTWHSPSCYWLGEDQVSYGEARRLCTHHGSQLVTITNRFEQAFVSSLIYNWDGEYFWTALQDLNSTGSFRWLSGDEVMYTHWNRDQPGYSRGGCVALATGSAMGLWEVKNCTAFRARYICRQSLGTPVTPELPGPDPTPSLTGSCPQGWGSDPKLRHCYKVFSSERLQDKKSWVQAQRACQDLGAQLLSLASYEEEHFVANMLNKIFGESEPEIHEQNWFWIGLNRRDPGAGQSWRWSDGLGFSYHNFDRSRHDDDDIRGCAVLDLASLQWVAMQCETQLDWICKIPRGTDVREPDVSPQGRREWLRFQEAEYKFFEHHSTWAQAQRICTWFQAELASVHSQAELDFLGHNLQKFSRGQEQHWWIGLHTAESDGRFRWTDGSIINFISWAPGKPRPIGKDKKCVYMTASREDWGDQRCLTALPYICKRSNSTGEPQPPDLPPTALGGCPSGWKQFLNKCFRIQGQDPQDRVKWSEAQFSCEQQEAQLVTIANPLEQAFITASLPNVTFDLWIGLHASQRDFQWVEQEPLLYTNWAPGEPSGPSPAPSGNIPTSCAVVLHSPSAHFTGRWDDRSCTEETHGFICQKSTDPSLSPSPAASPPAPGTVLSYLNGTFRLLQKPLRWHDALLLCESRNASLARVPDPYTQAFLTQASRGLRTPLWIGLASEEGSRRYSWVSEEPLSYVSWQDGEPQQPGGCAYVDVDGAWRTTSCDTKLQGAVCGGNSGPPPPRRISYHGSCPQGLADSAWIPFREHCYSFHMELLLGHKEALQRCQRAGGAVLSILDEMENVFVWEHLQSSEGQSRGAWLGMNFNPKGGTLVWHDNTAVNYSNWGPPGLGPSMLSHNSCYWIQSSSGLWRPGACTNITMGVVCKLPRAEESSFSPSALPENPAALVVVLMAVLLLLALLTAALILYRRRQSAERGTFEGARYSRSASGPGEATEKNILVSDMEMNEQQE; this comes from the exons AACCCAACGTCTTCCTCATCTTCAGCCATGGACTGCAGGGCTGCCTGGAGGCCCAGGGTGGGCAAGTCAGAGTCTCCCCAGCCTGCAACGCCAGCTTTCCCGCCCAGCGCTGGAAGTGGGTCTCCCGAAACCGGCTCTTCAACCTGGGTGCCATGCAGTGCCTGGGCACGGGCTGGCCGGGCACCAACACCACAGCCTCCCTGGGCATGTACGAGTGTGACCGGGAGGCCCTGAACCTCCGCTGGCACTGTCGCACCCTGGGTGACCAGCTGTCCCTGCTCCTGGGGGGCCGTACTGGCAACACATCCAAGGCCGGCAGCCCCGAGCGCGGCGACCAGACCCGCGGTGGCCAGTGGCGCATCTATGGCAGTGATGAGGATCTGTGCGCTCGGCCCTACTATG AGGTCTACACCATCCAGGGAAACTCCCATGGGAAGCCGTGCACCATCCCCTTCAAGTATGACAACCAGTGGTTCCACAGCTGCACCAGCACGGGCCGTGAGGATGGGCACCTGTGGTGTGCCACCACCCAGGACTACGGCAAGGACGAGCGCTGGGGCTTCTGCCCTATCAAGA GTAACGACTGTGAGACCTTCTGGGACAAGGACCAGCTGACTGACAGCTGCTACCAGTTTAACTTCCAGTCCACGCTGTCGTGGAGGGAGGCCTGGGCCAGCTGCGAGCAGCAGGGGGCGGACCTGCTGAGTATCACGGAGATCCACGAGCAGACCTACATCAACG GGCTCCTCACTGGCTACAGCTCCACGCTGTGGATTGGCCTTAATGACCTGGACACCAGTGGAGGCTGGCAGTGGTCGGACAACTCGCCCCTGAAGTACCTCAACTGGGAGAGTG atCAGCCAGACAACCCGAGTGAGGAGAACTGCGGGGTGATCCGCACGGAGTCCTCGGGCGGCTGGCAGAACCGCGACTGCAGCATCGCGCTGCCCTACGTGTGCAAGAAGAAGCCCAACGCCACGGCCGAGCGCCCGTCCCCCG ACGTGTGGGCCAACGTGAAGGTGGAGTGCGAGCCCAGCTGGCAGCCCTTCCAGGGCCACTGCTACCGCCTGCAGGCTGAGAAGCGCAGCTGGCAGGAGTCCAAGAAGGCGTGTCTGCGGGGCGGGGGCGACCTGCTCAGCATCCACAGCATGGCCGAGCTGGAGTTCATCACCAAGCAGATCAAGCAAG aggtggAGGAGCTGTGGATTGGCCTCAATGATTTGAAACTGCAGATGAATTTTGAGTGGTCTGATGGGAGCCTCGTGAGCTTCACCCACTGGCACCCGTTTGAGCCCAACAACTTCCGGGACAGCCTGGAAGACTGTGTCACCATCTGGGGGCCG GAAGGTCGTTGGAATGATAGCCCCTGTAACCAATCCTTGCCGTCCATCTGCAAGAAGGCAGGCCAGCTGAGCCAGGGGGCCGCCGAGGAGGACCACGGCTGCCGGAAG GGTTGGACATGGCACAGCCCATCCTGCTACTGGCTGGGAGAGGACCAAGTAAGCTACGGTGAGGCCCGGCGCCTATGCACCCATCACGGCTCTCAGCTGGTCACCATCACCAACAG GTTTGAGCAGGCCTTTGTCAGCAGCCTCATCTACAATTGGGACGGCGAGTACTTTTGGACCGCCCTGCAGGACCTCAACAGCACCGGCTCCTTCCGCTGGCTCAGCGGGGATGAGGTCATGTACACCCACTGGAACCGTGACCAGCCTG GGTACAGCCGTGGGGGCTGTGTGGCCCTGGCCACGGGCAGCGCCATGGGGCTGTGGGAGGTGAAGAATTGTACCGCGTTCCGGGCCCGCTACATCTGCCGGCAGAGCCTGGGCACGCCGGTGACGCCTGAATTGCCTGGGCCAGACCCCACGCCCAGCCTCACCGGCTCCTGTCCCCAGGGCTGGGGGTCAGACCCCAAACTCCGGCACTGCTATAAG GTGTTCAGCTCAGAGCGGCTGCAGGATAAAAAGAGCTGGGTGCAGGCCCAGAGGGCCTGCCAGGATTTGGGAGCCCAGCTGCTGAGCCTGGCCAGCTATGAGGAGGAGCACTTTGTGGCCAACATGCTCAACAAGATCTTTGG TGAATCAGAGCCCGAGATCCACGAGCAGAACTGGTTCTGGATTGGTCTGAACCGTCGAGATCCCGGAGCGGGACAGAGCTGGCGCTGGAGCGACGGCTTGGGG TTCTCTTATCACAATTTCGACCGGAGCCGGCACGACGACGACGACATCCGGGGCTGTGCAGTGCTCGACCTGGCCTCCTTGCAGTGGGTGGCCATGCAGTGTGAGACGCAGCTGGACTGGATCTGCAAGATCCCTCGAG GCACAGACGTGCGGGAGCCCGACGTCAGCCCACAAG GCCGGCGGGAGTGGCTGCGGTTCCAGGAGGCCGAGTACAAGTTCTTCGAGCACCACTCCACGTGGGCCCAGGCGCAGCGCATCTGCACGTGGTTCCAGGCCGAGCTGGCCTCCGTGCACAGCCAGGCTGAGCTGGACTTCCTGGGGCACAACCTGCAGAAG TTCTCTCGGGGCCAGGAGCAGCACTGGTGGATCGGCCTGCACACTGCAGAGAGTGATGGGCGTTTCAG GTGGACAGATGGTTCCATTATAAACTTCATCTCCTGGGCACCCGGTAAACCTCGGCCCATCGGCAAGGATAAGAAGTGTGTGTACATGACCGCCAGCCGAG AGGACTGGGGGGACCAGAGGTGCCTGACAGCCTTGCCTTACATCTGCAAACGCAGCAACAGCACTGGAGAGCCACAGCCCCCAGACCTGCCGCCCACGGCCCTGGGGGGCTGCCCCTCTGGCTGGAAGCAGTTCCTCAATAAG TGTTTCCGAATCCAGGGCCAGGACCCTCAGGACCGGGTGAAGTGGTCAGAGGCACAGTTCTCCTGTGAACAGCAAGAGGCCCAACTGGTCACCATTGCCAACCCCTTAGAGCAAG CCTTCATCACAGCCAGCCTGCCCAATGTGACCTTTGACCTTTGGATTGGCCTCCATGCCTCTCAGAGGGACTTCCAGTGGGTGGAGCAGGAGCCTCTGCTGTATACCAACTGGGCACCTGGGGAGCCCTctggccccagccctgctcccagtGGCAACATACCG ACCAGCTGTGCGGTGGTCCTGCACAGCCCCTCAGCTCACTTCACTGGCCGCTGGGATGATCGGAGCTGCACGGAGGAGACGCATGGCTTCATCTGCCAGAAGAGCACGG ACCCTTCCCTGAGCCCATCCCCAGCAGCGTCGCCCCCTGCCCCGGGCACTGTGCTCTCCTACCTCAACGGCACCTTCCGGCTGCTGCAGAAGCCTCTGCGCTGGCATGACGCCCTCCTGCTGTGTGAGAGCCGCAACGCCAGTCTGGCCCGCGTGCCCGACCCCTATACCCAGGCCTTCCTCACTCAGGCCTCCCGAGGGCTGCGCACCCCGCTCTGGATCGGGCTGGCCAGTGAGGAG GGCTCCCGGAGGTACTCCTGGGTCTCGGAGGAGCCGCTGAGCTATGTGAGCTGGCAGGACGGGGAGCCCCAGCAGCCAGGGGGCTGCGCCTACGTGGACGTAGACGGGGCCTGGCGCACCACCAGCTGCGACACCAAGCTGCAGGGTGCTGTCTGTGGTGGGAACAGTG ggccccctcctccccgAAGAATAAGCTACCACGGCAGCTGTCCCCAAGGGCTGGCCGACTCCGCCTGGATTCCCTTCCGGGAGCACTGCTACTCCTTCCACATGGAGCTGCTGCTGGGCCACAAGGAGGCGCTGCAGCGCTGCCAGAGAG CGGGTGGGGCAGTCCTGTCCATTCTGGATGAGATGGAGAATGTGTTCGTCTGGGAGCACCTGCAGAGCTCCGAGGGCCAGAGTCGGGGGGCCTGGCTGGGCATGAACTTCAACCCCAAAG GAGGCACCCTGGTCTGGCATGACAACACAGCTGTGAACTACTCCAACTGGGGGCCCCCCGGCCTGGGCCCCAGCATGCTGAGCCACAACAGCTGCTACTGGATCCAGAGCAGCAGCGGGCTGTGGCGCCCGGGCGCCTGCACCAACATCACCATGGGCGTCGTCTGCAAGCTCCCTCGAG cTGAGGAAAGCAGCTTCTCTCCATCGG CGCTCCCGGAAAACCCGGCGGCCCTGGTGGTGGTGCTGATGGCGGTGCTGCTGCTCCTGGCCCTGCTGACTGCGGCCTTGATCCTCTACCGGCGGCGACAGAGCGCGGAGCGTGGGACCTTTGAGGGCGCCCGTTACAGCCGCAGCGCCTCTGGCCCCGGCGAGGCCACTGAGAAGAACATTCTGGTGTCTGACATGGAAATGAATGAGCAGCAGGAGTAG
- the MRC2 gene encoding C-type mannose receptor 2 isoform X1 produces MGPRRPGPAPWSRHLLRCVLLFGGLHLGHPGAPGDAAAAALPEPNVFLIFSHGLQGCLEAQGGQVRVSPACNASFPAQRWKWVSRNRLFNLGAMQCLGTGWPGTNTTASLGMYECDREALNLRWHCRTLGDQLSLLLGGRTGNTSKAGSPERGDQTRGGQWRIYGSDEDLCARPYYEVYTIQGNSHGKPCTIPFKYDNQWFHSCTSTGREDGHLWCATTQDYGKDERWGFCPIKSNDCETFWDKDQLTDSCYQFNFQSTLSWREAWASCEQQGADLLSITEIHEQTYINGLLTGYSSTLWIGLNDLDTSGGWQWSDNSPLKYLNWESDQPDNPSEENCGVIRTESSGGWQNRDCSIALPYVCKKKPNATAERPSPDVWANVKVECEPSWQPFQGHCYRLQAEKRSWQESKKACLRGGGDLLSIHSMAELEFITKQIKQEVEELWIGLNDLKLQMNFEWSDGSLVSFTHWHPFEPNNFRDSLEDCVTIWGPEGRWNDSPCNQSLPSICKKAGQLSQGAAEEDHGCRKGWTWHSPSCYWLGEDQVSYGEARRLCTHHGSQLVTITNRFEQAFVSSLIYNWDGEYFWTALQDLNSTGSFRWLSGDEVMYTHWNRDQPGYSRGGCVALATGSAMGLWEVKNCTAFRARYICRQSLGTPVTPELPGPDPTPSLTGSCPQGWGSDPKLRHCYKVFSSERLQDKKSWVQAQRACQDLGAQLLSLASYEEEHFVANMLNKIFGESEPEIHEQNWFWIGLNRRDPGAGQSWRWSDGLGFSYHNFDRSRHDDDDIRGCAVLDLASLQWVAMQCETQLDWICKIPRGTDVREPDVSPQGRREWLRFQEAEYKFFEHHSTWAQAQRICTWFQAELASVHSQAELDFLGHNLQKFSRGQEQHWWIGLHTAESDGRFRWTDGSIINFISWAPGKPRPIGKDKKCVYMTASREDWGDQRCLTALPYICKRSNSTGEPQPPDLPPTALGGCPSGWKQFLNKCFRIQGQDPQDRVKWSEAQFSCEQQEAQLVTIANPLEQAFITASLPNVTFDLWIGLHASQRDFQWVEQEPLLYTNWAPGEPSGPSPAPSGNIPTSCAVVLHSPSAHFTGRWDDRSCTEETHGFICQKSTDPSLSPSPAASPPAPGTVLSYLNGTFRLLQKPLRWHDALLLCESRNASLARVPDPYTQAFLTQASRGLRTPLWIGLASEEGSRRYSWVSEEPLSYVSWQDGEPQQPGGCAYVDVDGAWRTTSCDTKLQGAVCGGNSGPPPPRRISYHGSCPQGLADSAWIPFREHCYSFHMELLLGHKEALQRCQRAGGAVLSILDEMENVFVWEHLQSSEGQSRGAWLGMNFNPKGGTLVWHDNTAVNYSNWGPPGLGPSMLSHNSCYWIQSSSGLWRPGACTNITMGVVCKLPRAEESSFSPSAALPENPAALVVVLMAVLLLLALLTAALILYRRRQSAERGTFEGARYSRSASGPGEATEKNILVSDMEMNEQQE; encoded by the exons AACCCAACGTCTTCCTCATCTTCAGCCATGGACTGCAGGGCTGCCTGGAGGCCCAGGGTGGGCAAGTCAGAGTCTCCCCAGCCTGCAACGCCAGCTTTCCCGCCCAGCGCTGGAAGTGGGTCTCCCGAAACCGGCTCTTCAACCTGGGTGCCATGCAGTGCCTGGGCACGGGCTGGCCGGGCACCAACACCACAGCCTCCCTGGGCATGTACGAGTGTGACCGGGAGGCCCTGAACCTCCGCTGGCACTGTCGCACCCTGGGTGACCAGCTGTCCCTGCTCCTGGGGGGCCGTACTGGCAACACATCCAAGGCCGGCAGCCCCGAGCGCGGCGACCAGACCCGCGGTGGCCAGTGGCGCATCTATGGCAGTGATGAGGATCTGTGCGCTCGGCCCTACTATG AGGTCTACACCATCCAGGGAAACTCCCATGGGAAGCCGTGCACCATCCCCTTCAAGTATGACAACCAGTGGTTCCACAGCTGCACCAGCACGGGCCGTGAGGATGGGCACCTGTGGTGTGCCACCACCCAGGACTACGGCAAGGACGAGCGCTGGGGCTTCTGCCCTATCAAGA GTAACGACTGTGAGACCTTCTGGGACAAGGACCAGCTGACTGACAGCTGCTACCAGTTTAACTTCCAGTCCACGCTGTCGTGGAGGGAGGCCTGGGCCAGCTGCGAGCAGCAGGGGGCGGACCTGCTGAGTATCACGGAGATCCACGAGCAGACCTACATCAACG GGCTCCTCACTGGCTACAGCTCCACGCTGTGGATTGGCCTTAATGACCTGGACACCAGTGGAGGCTGGCAGTGGTCGGACAACTCGCCCCTGAAGTACCTCAACTGGGAGAGTG atCAGCCAGACAACCCGAGTGAGGAGAACTGCGGGGTGATCCGCACGGAGTCCTCGGGCGGCTGGCAGAACCGCGACTGCAGCATCGCGCTGCCCTACGTGTGCAAGAAGAAGCCCAACGCCACGGCCGAGCGCCCGTCCCCCG ACGTGTGGGCCAACGTGAAGGTGGAGTGCGAGCCCAGCTGGCAGCCCTTCCAGGGCCACTGCTACCGCCTGCAGGCTGAGAAGCGCAGCTGGCAGGAGTCCAAGAAGGCGTGTCTGCGGGGCGGGGGCGACCTGCTCAGCATCCACAGCATGGCCGAGCTGGAGTTCATCACCAAGCAGATCAAGCAAG aggtggAGGAGCTGTGGATTGGCCTCAATGATTTGAAACTGCAGATGAATTTTGAGTGGTCTGATGGGAGCCTCGTGAGCTTCACCCACTGGCACCCGTTTGAGCCCAACAACTTCCGGGACAGCCTGGAAGACTGTGTCACCATCTGGGGGCCG GAAGGTCGTTGGAATGATAGCCCCTGTAACCAATCCTTGCCGTCCATCTGCAAGAAGGCAGGCCAGCTGAGCCAGGGGGCCGCCGAGGAGGACCACGGCTGCCGGAAG GGTTGGACATGGCACAGCCCATCCTGCTACTGGCTGGGAGAGGACCAAGTAAGCTACGGTGAGGCCCGGCGCCTATGCACCCATCACGGCTCTCAGCTGGTCACCATCACCAACAG GTTTGAGCAGGCCTTTGTCAGCAGCCTCATCTACAATTGGGACGGCGAGTACTTTTGGACCGCCCTGCAGGACCTCAACAGCACCGGCTCCTTCCGCTGGCTCAGCGGGGATGAGGTCATGTACACCCACTGGAACCGTGACCAGCCTG GGTACAGCCGTGGGGGCTGTGTGGCCCTGGCCACGGGCAGCGCCATGGGGCTGTGGGAGGTGAAGAATTGTACCGCGTTCCGGGCCCGCTACATCTGCCGGCAGAGCCTGGGCACGCCGGTGACGCCTGAATTGCCTGGGCCAGACCCCACGCCCAGCCTCACCGGCTCCTGTCCCCAGGGCTGGGGGTCAGACCCCAAACTCCGGCACTGCTATAAG GTGTTCAGCTCAGAGCGGCTGCAGGATAAAAAGAGCTGGGTGCAGGCCCAGAGGGCCTGCCAGGATTTGGGAGCCCAGCTGCTGAGCCTGGCCAGCTATGAGGAGGAGCACTTTGTGGCCAACATGCTCAACAAGATCTTTGG TGAATCAGAGCCCGAGATCCACGAGCAGAACTGGTTCTGGATTGGTCTGAACCGTCGAGATCCCGGAGCGGGACAGAGCTGGCGCTGGAGCGACGGCTTGGGG TTCTCTTATCACAATTTCGACCGGAGCCGGCACGACGACGACGACATCCGGGGCTGTGCAGTGCTCGACCTGGCCTCCTTGCAGTGGGTGGCCATGCAGTGTGAGACGCAGCTGGACTGGATCTGCAAGATCCCTCGAG GCACAGACGTGCGGGAGCCCGACGTCAGCCCACAAG GCCGGCGGGAGTGGCTGCGGTTCCAGGAGGCCGAGTACAAGTTCTTCGAGCACCACTCCACGTGGGCCCAGGCGCAGCGCATCTGCACGTGGTTCCAGGCCGAGCTGGCCTCCGTGCACAGCCAGGCTGAGCTGGACTTCCTGGGGCACAACCTGCAGAAG TTCTCTCGGGGCCAGGAGCAGCACTGGTGGATCGGCCTGCACACTGCAGAGAGTGATGGGCGTTTCAG GTGGACAGATGGTTCCATTATAAACTTCATCTCCTGGGCACCCGGTAAACCTCGGCCCATCGGCAAGGATAAGAAGTGTGTGTACATGACCGCCAGCCGAG AGGACTGGGGGGACCAGAGGTGCCTGACAGCCTTGCCTTACATCTGCAAACGCAGCAACAGCACTGGAGAGCCACAGCCCCCAGACCTGCCGCCCACGGCCCTGGGGGGCTGCCCCTCTGGCTGGAAGCAGTTCCTCAATAAG TGTTTCCGAATCCAGGGCCAGGACCCTCAGGACCGGGTGAAGTGGTCAGAGGCACAGTTCTCCTGTGAACAGCAAGAGGCCCAACTGGTCACCATTGCCAACCCCTTAGAGCAAG CCTTCATCACAGCCAGCCTGCCCAATGTGACCTTTGACCTTTGGATTGGCCTCCATGCCTCTCAGAGGGACTTCCAGTGGGTGGAGCAGGAGCCTCTGCTGTATACCAACTGGGCACCTGGGGAGCCCTctggccccagccctgctcccagtGGCAACATACCG ACCAGCTGTGCGGTGGTCCTGCACAGCCCCTCAGCTCACTTCACTGGCCGCTGGGATGATCGGAGCTGCACGGAGGAGACGCATGGCTTCATCTGCCAGAAGAGCACGG ACCCTTCCCTGAGCCCATCCCCAGCAGCGTCGCCCCCTGCCCCGGGCACTGTGCTCTCCTACCTCAACGGCACCTTCCGGCTGCTGCAGAAGCCTCTGCGCTGGCATGACGCCCTCCTGCTGTGTGAGAGCCGCAACGCCAGTCTGGCCCGCGTGCCCGACCCCTATACCCAGGCCTTCCTCACTCAGGCCTCCCGAGGGCTGCGCACCCCGCTCTGGATCGGGCTGGCCAGTGAGGAG GGCTCCCGGAGGTACTCCTGGGTCTCGGAGGAGCCGCTGAGCTATGTGAGCTGGCAGGACGGGGAGCCCCAGCAGCCAGGGGGCTGCGCCTACGTGGACGTAGACGGGGCCTGGCGCACCACCAGCTGCGACACCAAGCTGCAGGGTGCTGTCTGTGGTGGGAACAGTG ggccccctcctccccgAAGAATAAGCTACCACGGCAGCTGTCCCCAAGGGCTGGCCGACTCCGCCTGGATTCCCTTCCGGGAGCACTGCTACTCCTTCCACATGGAGCTGCTGCTGGGCCACAAGGAGGCGCTGCAGCGCTGCCAGAGAG CGGGTGGGGCAGTCCTGTCCATTCTGGATGAGATGGAGAATGTGTTCGTCTGGGAGCACCTGCAGAGCTCCGAGGGCCAGAGTCGGGGGGCCTGGCTGGGCATGAACTTCAACCCCAAAG GAGGCACCCTGGTCTGGCATGACAACACAGCTGTGAACTACTCCAACTGGGGGCCCCCCGGCCTGGGCCCCAGCATGCTGAGCCACAACAGCTGCTACTGGATCCAGAGCAGCAGCGGGCTGTGGCGCCCGGGCGCCTGCACCAACATCACCATGGGCGTCGTCTGCAAGCTCCCTCGAG cTGAGGAAAGCAGCTTCTCTCCATCGG CAGCGCTCCCGGAAAACCCGGCGGCCCTGGTGGTGGTGCTGATGGCGGTGCTGCTGCTCCTGGCCCTGCTGACTGCGGCCTTGATCCTCTACCGGCGGCGACAGAGCGCGGAGCGTGGGACCTTTGAGGGCGCCCGTTACAGCCGCAGCGCCTCTGGCCCCGGCGAGGCCACTGAGAAGAACATTCTGGTGTCTGACATGGAAATGAATGAGCAGCAGGAGTAG